GTGATATATTTTTTTCAGTTTAAGGATATTCATTCTTTTGATGTTAATTAGTTCCCGGAATTTGGTGATTTCTCTGCCGGTTGATCAAATTTTATCTCTTAATTCTTCCATCAGTTTTTCCTTTTGCCACTTCAAGCACCTCCTCTACCCCCACCAGGTTAACATCTCCCATGTGGGTATGTTTTAAAGCACAGGCAGCATTGGCAAAATTGAGCGCCTCTTCATCACTAAAATGCTTTAATCCATAGATAACTCCTGCCGCAAAAGCGTCACCTGTTCCTATACGGTCTATCACATTGGTGATTTCAAGCTCTGTGGTTTTCAAATATTTTTCACCATTCCAGCATTGGCCATAGATCTTTTGCCACGAAGCATTCACACTGGTACGCACTTTGTCGAAAACCTTTTTTATCTTCGGAAATTTCTCCATCAACGCCCTGCTACCTGCAATAAACCCTTCTTTATCTGAAGAAAAATTGGCATCAAGCAGTTCATTGATCTCATTCACGCCTCCTATAAATATCGTGGAAAGGGAAACCAGGTCTTCAAGCACCTCCCGGCTGCTTCTTCCGTAATTCCAGAGATTACTCCTGTAAGCCAGATCTACCGTAACAGTTATTCCTCTTTTTTGCGCCAGTTCAAGACCGGCTTTTAAGGTTTGGTAAGCTCCTTCAGACACTCCCGGGGAAATACCGCTCCAGTGCAAAAATTCAGCATCAAAAAGCACTTTTTGCCAGTCTACCTGTTCAGGAGAAATATTTGCAAAAGAACTGTGAAGACGGTTATAAGAAACCTGACTTGAACGCAGAGAAGAACCTACTTCCAGAAAATAAAGCCCCAAAGGAAAATTGACCTTTTTGACTGCCGAAACGCCAATCCCATACTTTCGCAGCGTGGCCAGGGCGGCATCACCTACTATATCGTTTGAGATATTGGTCACGTGTTGAACTTCTACCCCCATATTAGCGAGCGAAGCACCTACATTCATCTCTGTTCCCCCAAAAAAGAAATCCATTTGGGTCGCCTGCAAAAGCTTCCTGTTATCTGATGGTGATAAGCGCATCAAAACCTCACCAAAGGTGATGATCTTTTTTGTTTCTGAAGCTTTTTCCTGCATGTGTATTATAAAAGAGGCTGACTTAAAATTAAGGCTTACATCTTTTTAAGATCGAAGTATAACTGAAGGTGTTTTTCATCCTGAAGTACCAGTACCCGGAGAAGTCTTTCCTATTTATGATCGCAAATTTCAAGGCAGCCCCTGCTTTATTGTCTTATTTTTTTAGCTTTTTGATTAGATCCAGAGTCTCGCTTACCATTTTTTCAAGACCTGCATAATCTTTATTGGCGATGACCTCTTTTGAAATTAATTTAGATCCCATCCCTACACAGGTTACCCCGGCATCAAACCAGCCTTTTAAATTTTCTTCGGTGGGAGAAACGCCGCCGGTAGGCATAATGCTGGTCCAGGGTTGTGGTCCTTTAATTCCTTTTACGAAAGCGGGGCCATAAGTTCCTCCAGGGAAAAGTTTCACGATCTCGCATCCCAGTTCCTCGGCACGAGCTATTTCTGAAAGTGAGCCACAGCCGGGAGACCATAGCACCTTTCGGCGGTTACACACTATGGCAATATCTTCTCTTAAGACCGGGGTAACGATAAAGTTCGCCCCCAGTTGCATGTATAGAGAAGCTGCGGCAGCATCGGTCACAGAACCCACTCCCATAACCATTCCCGGAAGTTCTTTTATTGCGTATTTACTTAACTCCCCAAACACTTCGAAAGCAAAATCACCACGGCTGGTGAATTCCATAAGACGGGCACCCCCATCGTAACAGGCTTTCAGTATTTTTTTAGCCACTTCAACATCCTGGTGAAAAAATAGAGGAACCATCCCCTGATCTTTCATGATTGATGCTACTTCTATTTTTGAGTATTGAGCCATAACATTTACATTTTATCGGGCAACACGGCCGGAGGCGTCACCGCCCATTAGTTTTTTCACTTCATCTACAGTTACCAGGTTAGCGTCACCTTTAATAGTATGTTTTAAGGCTGATGCTGCTACGGCAAAATTCAGGGCATTTTGATCATCTTCAGGGTATTTCAGTAATCCGTAGATCAAACCTGCCATAAAGGAATCTCCTCCTCCAACACGGTCTACTATGTGAGTAATATTATATTCAGGAGATTTGAACATGGTCTTACCATCATAAAGAACACCGGCCCAGGTATTGTGGGAAGCTGAAAGTGAACCTCTTAAGGTAGTGATCACTTTTTTGGCGTTGGGGAATTTTTCCATCATTTGCTCACAAACAGAAAGAAAAGCTTCAGCCTTTACGTGCTCTCCCTGGGTGGTAATATCCAAACCTTCAGGTTTAATTCCGAAATGCTTCTCTGCATCTTCTTCGTTCCCTAAAATAATATCGCAATAGGATGTGAGTTCGGTCATGATCTTTTCAGGTTCAACCCCATATTTCCATAGCTTCGCACGATAATTAAGATCGGTTGAAATAGTTATTCCTTTAGCACTGGCAGCCTTTACTGCTTCAAGGCAGGCATCGGCTGCTCCCTGTGAAATTGCCGGGGTAATACCCGTCCAATGGAACCAGCCTGCATCCTCAAACACCTCATCCCAGTCTACCATTCCCTTTTCAATTTGAGACATGGCAGAGTGGGCACGGTCATAAACCACTTTACTCCCGCGGCTAACCGCACCGGTCTCTAAAAAATAAATTCCCAGGCGTTCTCCTCCAAAAATGATCTTCCCGGTACCTACATTTCTTTTGCGCATTTCCATCAAAGCGCACTCACCAATGTCATTTTTAGGAAGGCGGGTAACAAAATCTACCGGCACCCCGTAATTGGCAAGAGATACTGCCACGTTAGACTCACCTCCGCCATACACCACATCAAAACTTGTTGCCTGCGAAAACCGCAAGTGCTCCTGAGGGGCAAGACGTAACATTATTTCTCCAAAAGTCACTACTTTTTTCATAAATCTGTGTTGATTAAATATAATACATATTCCAGCTGTAGCCCTTGCAGATGCAGGCTAAGCTGTTTTAAAATTCAAAATATTCTTTTGCATTATGGTAACTGATATTCGCTACTGTCTACCCTAAAAGATCATGTTACGGGGTAGTTCTCCTCTTGGCATTTATTCCCCGAACAAGTTACATAAAAGTTTGCTAAAATTCTCATGCCGAAGAAAAGAAAGGAGCGCCTGAAATGAGTCTACATCCCAATAATAACACTAACCAGCTCCATATTGTAAAGTGCCATCTGGTGCTTTTAAAAACTTATACCTGAAGCTTACTTTGTTACCCAGCTTTAAAACAGCAAATTACATTTAAGACCCAACAAAGAAAATAAGAAATAAAATAAAAATGCAATAGATTACCTGTAGTAAGAAAATGCATATTACAGGTACAAAAAAAGCATCAGCGAAAATTAATCCCGCTGATGCTTAGAGTTATTATTTATAAAAACCTTCTTACCTCTTCATAAATTCCGTGCTTTGCAGCACCATTAGGTCCAGGAGCTGTAGTTCGTTCTCTTTTTCTAACAGGGCGTGTGATACGCCTTTTTTATGCAGATATGCGATAAAGGCGAGAATTTCTTCTTTGTCTATTTTTAGAACTTCCTGGAAAAATTCACGGTCATACCGCCTCAGCAACTCCCGCTCAAGCCGGTCATAACCTGCTCTTGCCCTTAGTATTTCCTGAGACCTGTCTTTTGGGGCCGGAGCTACAAGGTCTACAAGACCGCCAATGATCTTTATGGGCTGAAAACCATATTCCATATTTGCCGGCATTCCCGGATTTGCAATACCTGTCTGGCTATCGGGTGAAAAGCTATAATCCATACCCATGACTTCAGCGGCAGACCATGTGGGCAGGTCAAGTTCGAGAACGGGAATATTTTTAAGGTCGGCTGCAAGGTTTCCGGTGAGGTTGTGGGGCTTAATCACCACTTCTGCCAGTTCATTGATATCTTCGGTGATTTCTACCTGCAAGATTCCCGTGCTCATCACATGCTCATCAACTACCACCAGGAGATCCCTGTATTGTACAGCCGAAATGTAAAGAGAATCTTTCAAGCTCGCACTAATAATAAAATCTCCATTCCTGTTGGAAACACTACCTTTCCCGGTGTTTTTATTATAAATACTAATACCCTGGGCGTCGGCTTCCGCAGGTACTTTTATGCTCCCCTTAATTTCGACTTCCCCTATAGATTGAGCAGCAGCCGTAAATGTTGTGAAAAGCAAAACAAAAATGTAAATATGCTTCATATTATTAATAACGACACAAATCTGCCATAATTACATCAAAATTGCAGTAACTCAAAAAAAGGTATTACAAGTC
This Salinimicrobium tongyeongense DNA region includes the following protein-coding sequences:
- a CDS encoding sugar kinase, whose amino-acid sequence is MQEKASETKKIITFGEVLMRLSPSDNRKLLQATQMDFFFGGTEMNVGASLANMGVEVQHVTNISNDIVGDAALATLRKYGIGVSAVKKVNFPLGLYFLEVGSSLRSSQVSYNRLHSSFANISPEQVDWQKVLFDAEFLHWSGISPGVSEGAYQTLKAGLELAQKRGITVTVDLAYRSNLWNYGRSSREVLEDLVSLSTIFIGGVNEINELLDANFSSDKEGFIAGSRALMEKFPKIKKVFDKVRTSVNASWQKIYGQCWNGEKYLKTTELEITNVIDRIGTGDAFAAGVIYGLKHFSDEEALNFANAACALKHTHMGDVNLVGVEEVLEVAKGKTDGRIKR
- a CDS encoding bifunctional 4-hydroxy-2-oxoglutarate aldolase/2-dehydro-3-deoxy-phosphogluconate aldolase, coding for MAQYSKIEVASIMKDQGMVPLFFHQDVEVAKKILKACYDGGARLMEFTSRGDFAFEVFGELSKYAIKELPGMVMGVGSVTDAAAASLYMQLGANFIVTPVLREDIAIVCNRRKVLWSPGCGSLSEIARAEELGCEIVKLFPGGTYGPAFVKGIKGPQPWTSIMPTGGVSPTEENLKGWFDAGVTCVGMGSKLISKEVIANKDYAGLEKMVSETLDLIKKLKK
- a CDS encoding sugar kinase, whose translation is MKKVVTFGEIMLRLAPQEHLRFSQATSFDVVYGGGESNVAVSLANYGVPVDFVTRLPKNDIGECALMEMRKRNVGTGKIIFGGERLGIYFLETGAVSRGSKVVYDRAHSAMSQIEKGMVDWDEVFEDAGWFHWTGITPAISQGAADACLEAVKAASAKGITISTDLNYRAKLWKYGVEPEKIMTELTSYCDIILGNEEDAEKHFGIKPEGLDITTQGEHVKAEAFLSVCEQMMEKFPNAKKVITTLRGSLSASHNTWAGVLYDGKTMFKSPEYNITHIVDRVGGGDSFMAGLIYGLLKYPEDDQNALNFAVAASALKHTIKGDANLVTVDEVKKLMGGDASGRVAR